The genomic region AAAGCTCGCGGTATTGTTCCATTAAAGAGGGGTTTTTGCAAGATCTAAGCAAAGAAAAGCACTCTCCCCACCTCTGGCGGCAGGGTGAGATACTACCGGCTTATCGGTTCTCCCCGGGCGGGGGTGGCGAACTCCTAAGGAGGGTCACGTACTCCAGCATCTCGTCGAGTTCCTCTCCGGTTATGAGCTCCCTCGAGAAAGCGGGCATGGCGCCCGCTCCGGCCCGCACCTGCGCCTTGATCATGAACCCGGGCAACGGCTTGTTGTTCAGGGCAAACGCGAGCCCCTTCTCCCCTCCGGGATGGCACTTGTTGCAATGGGCCATGAACCCACGCTCCCCCCGGGCCAGCTTGGCGTT from Citrifermentans bremense harbors:
- a CDS encoding c-type cytochrome; its protein translation is MRTVIVAALMLALCAGCSARRGEPVSEPLKIDNAKLARGERGFMAHCNKCHPGGEKGLAFALNNKPLPGFMIKAQVRAGAGAMPAFSRELITGEELDEMLEYVTLLRSSPPPPGENR